From the Nitrobacter hamburgensis X14 genome, one window contains:
- a CDS encoding murein hydrolase activator EnvC family protein produces MLVISACLLAGFSSAVSSSVMAQAAGTPSPAAAPSADDIKHREQELEAVRAQQKSAAELQERLKADIAAIGQNRAKLNQQLIDVAAGVRAIETKIAEAEARLLPLDAREREIRGSLDSRRSEIVEVLAALQRVGRRTPPALLVRPEDALQSLRTAMLLGSVVPEIRARAEKLVADLEELVGLRKSIAAERDLMAADRDRLKDDQTRLATLVDERQRQQSSIEKDMAAEGARAIELSHQVDSLQGLIAKMEQDLKSAAKAAATASRQGAPAKPNLAALKDPGRLSPAIAFASAKGLLAFPVNGTKIRDFGGSDGVGGAEKGISLAARPGAQVTTPCDGWVVYAGPFRSYGQLLILNAGGGYHVLIAGMERISVNIGQFVLTGEPVATMGSTSRVASILAANASQPVLYIEFRKDGTPIDPGPWWAANKGQKVRG; encoded by the coding sequence ATGCTTGTCATCTCGGCTTGCCTGCTCGCGGGCTTTTCATCCGCGGTTTCTTCGTCCGTGATGGCACAGGCGGCCGGGACACCTTCGCCGGCTGCCGCCCCGTCGGCGGACGACATCAAGCATCGCGAGCAGGAACTGGAGGCGGTGCGGGCGCAGCAAAAGAGCGCGGCCGAGCTGCAGGAGCGACTGAAGGCCGATATCGCGGCGATTGGTCAGAACCGCGCCAAGCTCAATCAACAGTTGATCGATGTTGCCGCCGGGGTCCGCGCCATCGAGACCAAGATCGCAGAGGCGGAAGCCCGCCTGCTGCCGCTCGACGCGCGCGAGCGGGAAATCCGCGGCTCGCTCGATTCGCGGCGCTCGGAAATCGTGGAAGTGCTTGCCGCCTTGCAGCGCGTCGGCCGGCGCACGCCGCCGGCTTTGCTGGTGCGGCCGGAGGATGCGCTGCAGTCGCTGCGCACCGCGATGTTGCTCGGCTCCGTGGTGCCGGAGATCCGCGCGCGCGCGGAAAAGCTTGTGGCTGATCTCGAGGAACTCGTCGGCCTACGCAAATCAATCGCCGCCGAACGTGATCTGATGGCGGCCGATCGCGACAGGCTCAAGGACGATCAAACCCGCCTGGCGACGCTGGTGGACGAGCGGCAACGGCAGCAAAGCAGCATCGAAAAGGATATGGCCGCCGAGGGCGCGCGCGCGATTGAACTGTCGCATCAGGTCGACAGCCTGCAAGGCCTGATCGCCAAGATGGAGCAGGACCTGAAGAGCGCGGCCAAGGCGGCGGCGACAGCCAGCCGGCAAGGCGCTCCCGCCAAGCCGAATCTGGCCGCTCTCAAGGATCCCGGCCGTCTCAGTCCGGCGATCGCCTTCGCGTCCGCCAAGGGCTTGTTGGCGTTTCCGGTTAACGGCACGAAGATCCGTGACTTTGGCGGTTCCGACGGCGTCGGCGGTGCGGAAAAAGGCATTTCATTGGCGGCCCGTCCGGGCGCGCAGGTCACAACACCGTGTGATGGCTGGGTCGTGTATGCCGGACCGTTCCGCAGCTACGGACAACTCTTGATCCTCAATGCCGGGGGCGGGTATCATGTGCTGATCGCCGGGATGGAGCGTATTTCGGTTAACATCGGCCAGTTCGTGTTGACCGGAGAACCGGTAGCGACGATGGGGTCGACTTCCCGTGTCGCCTCGATTCTTGCGGCTAACGCGAGTCAGCCCGTTCTCTACATCGAGTTCCG
- the rsfS gene encoding ribosome silencing factor → MKAEETVTIDLRGRSAFSDYMVIATGRSNRHVGAVAENVAKGLKETGVKNVHIEGLPNCDWVLIDSGDVIVHVFRPEVREFYNLERLWMQNTATAKSV, encoded by the coding sequence ATGAAGGCGGAAGAGACGGTCACCATCGATCTTCGCGGCAGATCGGCGTTTTCGGACTACATGGTCATCGCCACCGGCCGGTCCAACCGGCACGTGGGGGCGGTCGCTGAAAACGTCGCCAAGGGCCTCAAGGAAACCGGAGTCAAGAACGTCCATATCGAGGGTCTACCCAATTGCGACTGGGTGCTGATCGATTCCGGCGATGTGATCGTGCACGTGTTCAGGCCTGAGGTTCGCGAATTCTACAATCTCGAGAGATTGTGGATGCAAAACACGGCGACGGCGAAGTCGGTCTGA
- a CDS encoding nicotinate-nucleotide adenylyltransferase gives MGPRSVASSSAIPLHFDGMRIGLLGGSFNPPHAAHRAISLYALKRLQLDRVWWLISPANPLKDARALRDLGERAAAARAMASDPRIDVSCLEAVIGTRYTIDTITYLRRRCANVRFVWIMGADNLEQFHRWENWQRIAAEVPIAVIDRPPHSFRALAAPAAQALARWRLPEVGANRLTAQRPPAWVFLTGMKSRLSSTGLRNRDGTWKGGA, from the coding sequence TTGGGGCCGCGTTCAGTCGCTTCGTCCAGCGCCATCCCGCTTCATTTCGACGGCATGCGTATCGGTCTGCTCGGTGGCTCGTTCAATCCGCCGCACGCCGCGCATCGCGCCATCAGCCTGTATGCCCTGAAGCGGCTGCAACTCGACCGGGTCTGGTGGCTGATATCACCCGCCAACCCGCTCAAGGATGCGCGCGCGCTGCGCGATCTCGGCGAACGCGCTGCTGCGGCGCGGGCGATGGCCAGCGATCCGCGGATCGACGTCAGTTGTCTCGAAGCTGTCATCGGAACGCGCTACACCATCGATACCATTACCTATCTGCGGCGCAGGTGCGCCAACGTGCGCTTTGTCTGGATCATGGGCGCTGACAATCTGGAGCAGTTCCATCGCTGGGAAAACTGGCAGCGGATCGCCGCCGAGGTGCCGATCGCGGTGATCGATCGCCCGCCGCACAGTTTCCGTGCCCTCGCGGCGCCTGCCGCGCAGGCGCTTGCGCGGTGGCGTCTTCCTGAAGTCGGGGCCAACCGGCTGACCGCGCAGCGCCCGCCGGCCTGGGTCTTTCTCACCGGGATGAAATCGAGGCTGTCCTCGACCGGGCTGCGGAACCGGGATGGAACATGGAAAGGCGGAGCCTGA
- a CDS encoding glutamate-5-semialdehyde dehydrogenase translates to MTASLKATCASADLPVLMNGLATQARSAARVLGLASTAQKDQALDAMARAIRAAAAAILNANAEDVADARAGGATSAFVDRLTLTQARIDAMADGVKVVRAIDDPVGKVTERWQRPNGMTIERVRVPLGVVAVIFESRPNVCADAGALCLKSGNAVILRGGSDSFRSCRAIHECLVQGLREAGLPEAAITLVPTRDRAAVGLLLSGLDGGIDVIVPRGGKSLVARVEAEARVPVFAHLEGVNHVYVDGAADLAMAKAIVLNAKMRRPGVCGAAETLLVDRAGAPNTLKPLVDMLIDAGCEVRGDAAVQAVDARVKPATDDDWDTEYEDAIIAARVVDGVGEAIDHIQRHGSHHTDAIVTDDSNTAARFLDEVDSAIVLHNASTQFADGGEFGFGAEIGIATGKFHARGPVGAEQLTSFKYRVHGTGQTRP, encoded by the coding sequence ATGACTGCCTCCCTGAAGGCGACCTGCGCCTCGGCCGATCTTCCGGTCCTGATGAACGGCCTTGCAACGCAGGCGCGCTCCGCTGCGCGCGTGCTCGGTCTGGCCTCGACCGCGCAGAAAGATCAGGCGCTCGATGCGATGGCGCGCGCGATCCGCGCCGCTGCGGCTGCGATTCTCAATGCCAATGCCGAGGATGTCGCTGACGCGCGCGCCGGCGGCGCCACCTCTGCTTTCGTCGATCGTCTGACGCTCACGCAAGCGCGCATCGATGCGATGGCCGACGGCGTCAAGGTGGTGCGCGCCATCGACGATCCCGTGGGCAAGGTCACCGAGCGCTGGCAACGTCCCAACGGCATGACCATCGAGCGCGTGCGGGTGCCGCTCGGCGTGGTCGCCGTGATCTTCGAGAGCCGCCCCAACGTCTGCGCCGACGCCGGCGCGCTGTGCCTGAAGTCCGGCAACGCCGTGATCCTGCGCGGCGGCTCGGACAGTTTTCGGTCGTGCCGCGCGATCCATGAGTGTCTGGTGCAGGGATTGCGCGAGGCGGGACTGCCCGAAGCGGCGATCACGCTGGTGCCGACGCGTGACCGCGCCGCGGTCGGGTTGCTGCTGAGCGGGTTGGACGGCGGCATCGACGTGATCGTGCCGCGTGGCGGCAAGAGCCTTGTCGCGCGCGTCGAAGCCGAGGCGCGCGTGCCGGTGTTCGCGCATCTGGAAGGCGTCAACCACGTCTACGTCGATGGCGCCGCCGATCTGGCCATGGCGAAGGCGATCGTGCTCAACGCCAAGATGCGCCGTCCCGGCGTCTGCGGCGCGGCCGAGACGCTGCTGGTCGATCGCGCCGGCGCGCCGAATACCCTGAAACCGCTGGTCGACATGCTGATCGATGCAGGCTGCGAGGTGCGCGGCGATGCCGCCGTGCAAGCCGTCGACGCGCGCGTCAAGCCCGCGACCGATGACGACTGGGACACAGAATACGAGGACGCGATCATTGCCGCGCGCGTGGTCGATGGGGTCGGAGAGGCCATCGACCATATTCAGCGCCACGGCTCGCACCACACCGATGCGATCGTGACCGACGATTCGAATACCGCCGCGCGGTTTCTCGACGAGGTGGATTCGGCGATCGTGCTGCACAACGCCTCGACGCAATTCGCCGACGGTGGCGAATTCGGCTTCGGCGCCGAAATCGGCATTGCGACCGGCAAATTCCACGCGCGCGGACCGGTCGGCGCCGAGCAATTGACCAGCTTCAAATATCGCGTACACGGCACCGGGCAGACCCGGCCGTGA
- the rlmH gene encoding 23S rRNA (pseudouridine(1915)-N(3))-methyltransferase RlmH → MRLVVIAIGRLKQGPERELADRYRGRFDDIGRKLGFRGFDVHEIPESRARDAKQRIREEAAAILALAPEGAVLVALDEKGKNIDSAAFADHLGRWRDESVTSTVFAVGGADGLSPELRRKARLSVAFGAATWPHQIVRVMLLEQIYRAATILAGHPYHRG, encoded by the coding sequence ATGCGACTCGTCGTCATTGCCATTGGCCGTCTCAAGCAGGGCCCGGAGCGGGAGCTCGCCGACCGCTATCGCGGACGCTTTGACGATATCGGTCGCAAGCTCGGCTTTCGTGGCTTCGACGTTCATGAAATCCCGGAAAGCCGCGCCCGCGATGCCAAGCAACGCATTCGCGAAGAGGCTGCGGCAATTCTTGCTTTGGCTCCTGAGGGAGCGGTCCTGGTGGCGCTGGACGAAAAGGGCAAAAACATCGACAGCGCCGCGTTCGCGGATCATCTTGGTCGCTGGCGGGATGAGTCGGTGACGAGCACCGTTTTCGCCGTGGGCGGCGCGGACGGACTTTCGCCCGAATTGCGGCGCAAGGCTAGATTAAGCGTCGCGTTCGGCGCGGCCACCTGGCCGCATCAGATCGTGCGCGTGATGTTGCTGGAGCAGATTTACCGGGCCGCGACCATCCTGGCCGGCCATCCTTATCACCGTGGTTAG